A DNA window from Leptolyngbya sp. KIOST-1 contains the following coding sequences:
- a CDS encoding chemotaxis protein CheW, which yields MVGNPDFLTQTGQDQDPELQELETPDGELFLRFFVTAEDEFALPATGIRRIIEQPPDRITPIPNVSNLLLGTLNEQGRVVWVADLGQFLGYSSVLNTDRPEISVIAIEDQGTMLGLAVNRIVGTRWLNPDKTQVSDTSPDTMAPFLRGEWVMDAEDHKTLRLLDHVAVIRSARWAT from the coding sequence ATGGTAGGCAATCCTGATTTTCTCACCCAGACTGGACAAGACCAAGATCCAGAGCTACAGGAGCTGGAAACACCGGATGGTGAGCTATTCCTGCGGTTCTTTGTCACCGCCGAAGACGAGTTTGCCCTGCCCGCCACCGGCATTCGCCGCATCATTGAACAACCCCCTGATCGCATTACCCCAATTCCTAACGTATCAAACCTGCTGTTGGGTACCCTTAACGAGCAGGGCCGGGTCGTGTGGGTGGCTGACCTGGGCCAGTTTCTCGGCTATTCTTCGGTCCTCAACACCGATCGGCCTGAGATTTCGGTCATCGCCATTGAAGATCAGGGAACTATGCTAGGCTTGGCCGTTAACCGCATTGTCGGCACCCGCTGGCTCAACCCAGACAAGACTCAGGTATCTGACACCAGCCCCGATACGATGGCACCGTTTTTGCGGGGTGAATGGGTCATGGACGCGGAGGACCACAAAACCCTCAGGCTGCTTGACCACGTCGCTGTTATCCGTTCAGCCCGCTGGGCCACCTAG
- a CDS encoding response regulator transcription factor, giving the protein MSTVLVVEDSVPQREMITELLRGIGLSVTVANDGMEALEQMQSQRPDMVVLDIVMPRMNGYELCRRIKADPSTQHVPVVMCSSKGEEFDRYWGMKQGADAYIAKPFQPTELVGTVKQLLRP; this is encoded by the coding sequence ATGAGCACAGTTCTAGTGGTAGAAGACAGCGTTCCTCAGCGGGAAATGATTACCGAACTCCTTCGAGGTATTGGCCTCAGCGTCACCGTTGCCAACGATGGCATGGAAGCCCTAGAGCAGATGCAGAGCCAGCGCCCCGATATGGTTGTGCTCGACATTGTCATGCCTCGCATGAACGGCTACGAGCTGTGTCGGCGGATTAAGGCCGACCCCTCCACGCAGCACGTGCCGGTGGTCATGTGCTCCTCCAAGGGGGAGGAGTTCGATCGCTACTGGGGCATGAAGCAGGGGGCAGACGCCTACATCGCCAAGCCGTTTCAGCCCACCGAGTTAGTGGGCACCGTCAAGCAGCTGCTCAGACCGTAA
- a CDS encoding alpha-glucosidase family protein, with the protein MPSQPDWWRSAIIYQIYPRSFADGNGDGIGDLPGILSHIDYVASLNVDALWISPFFKSPMRDFGYDISDYRAVDPIFGTLDDFKAVLEAAHDRNLRVLIDQVWNHTSDEHPWFEESRTSRDNPKADWYVWADPRPDGTAPNNWLSTFGGSAWAWEPQRQQYYLHNFLDSQPDLNWYNPAVVEAILDTARFWLDLGVDGFRLDVVNFFTHDRSLQDNPPRPAGMPRPAGATTSDPFFTQLNLHNLDQPSTLELLKPIRQLLDRYGAIALAEISSTEDALLTSSAYVSGTERLHTAYNSSLMTDEPLTVQRLTQLIERVESLFTDGVICWTAGTHDFPRLKSRWSKYQPSETFLQDAFDHMFAALITSLRGCCCLYQGDELGLTQAEIPYEKMKDPFGLQGYPHVLGRDGSRTPMPWHKDAPAAGFTKAAEPWLPIPSDHQAYAVDVQEADPTSLLQKYRRLIRWRNQQPALRQGDLSLLSLSEDELLGFVRTCDQQRLLCLFNLSPATVYCDRAEIPPGEPIENMGVSDRSYHDILELPPFGFYFANLT; encoded by the coding sequence ATGCCTTCTCAGCCTGACTGGTGGCGCAGTGCCATCATTTACCAAATCTACCCGCGCAGCTTTGCGGATGGAAACGGAGACGGCATTGGCGATCTGCCCGGCATTCTGAGCCACATCGACTATGTTGCCAGTCTCAATGTCGATGCTCTGTGGATCTCGCCCTTTTTTAAGTCGCCCATGCGCGACTTTGGCTACGACATTTCTGACTACCGGGCCGTGGACCCGATTTTTGGCACCCTGGACGATTTCAAAGCTGTGCTGGAGGCCGCCCACGATCGCAACCTGCGCGTGCTGATTGACCAGGTGTGGAACCACACCTCTGACGAACATCCCTGGTTTGAGGAAAGCCGCACCAGCCGCGACAATCCCAAGGCCGACTGGTACGTGTGGGCCGACCCCAGGCCCGATGGTACCGCACCCAATAACTGGCTTTCCACCTTTGGCGGCAGCGCCTGGGCTTGGGAACCCCAGCGGCAGCAGTACTACCTGCACAACTTTCTAGACAGCCAGCCCGACTTGAACTGGTACAACCCGGCAGTGGTGGAGGCCATTTTGGACACCGCCCGGTTCTGGCTCGACCTGGGCGTCGATGGCTTTCGGCTGGACGTGGTGAACTTCTTTACCCACGATCGCAGTCTGCAAGACAACCCCCCGCGGCCTGCCGGGATGCCCCGCCCAGCAGGGGCGACAACCTCGGATCCATTTTTTACTCAGCTCAACCTGCACAACCTCGATCAGCCCTCTACCCTGGAGCTGCTGAAGCCTATTCGGCAGCTGCTCGATCGCTATGGTGCGATCGCCCTGGCCGAAATCAGCAGTACCGAAGACGCCCTGCTCACCTCCAGCGCCTACGTCAGCGGCACCGAGCGGCTACACACCGCCTACAACTCCTCGCTGATGACCGACGAACCCCTGACGGTGCAGCGGCTGACTCAGCTAATTGAGCGGGTCGAGTCGCTGTTTACCGACGGGGTGATCTGCTGGACGGCGGGCACCCATGACTTTCCCCGGCTCAAAAGCCGCTGGAGCAAGTACCAGCCCAGTGAGACCTTTTTGCAGGACGCCTTCGACCACATGTTTGCCGCCCTGATCACCTCGCTGCGAGGCTGCTGCTGCCTCTACCAGGGCGACGAGCTGGGCCTCACCCAGGCCGAGATTCCCTACGAAAAAATGAAGGATCCCTTTGGCTTGCAGGGTTATCCCCACGTGCTGGGCCGCGACGGCTCTCGCACCCCCATGCCCTGGCACAAAGATGCCCCTGCCGCTGGTTTTACTAAAGCCGCAGAGCCCTGGTTGCCTATCCCATCTGATCACCAGGCCTATGCTGTCGATGTGCAGGAGGCCGATCCGACCTCGCTGCTACAGAAGTATCGGCGGCTAATTCGCTGGCGCAACCAGCAGCCCGCCCTCCGGCAGGGCGATTTATCGCTGTTGAGCTTGTCTGAGGACGAACTGCTGGGGTTTGTGCGAACCTGCGATCAGCAGCGGTTGCTGTGTCTGTTTAACCTCAGCCCTGCCACCGTCTACTGCGATCGCGCCGAAATTCCCCCCGGCGAACCCATAGAGAATATGGGCGTCAGCGATCGCAGCTACCACGACATTCTGGAGCTGCCGCCCTTTGGCTTCTACTTCGCCAACCTCACCTAA
- a CDS encoding response regulator — translation MLPEDQKRILGYFIEEAKDHLNTIEQGLLNLVATVEDAEMMNEVFRAAHSVKGGAAMLGLNSIQRTSHRMEDFFKVMKESPVRPDRDLETMLLQIFDGLQEQLEQLQSPFGLTNDQAQEIMAPLEPIFVQAEAHLESLVAAAPAAPAAPPPRPAVIAATVHPETSALQLVFRSDIPALLRDMLATFKQPDNSTSRQTLGRICQRLHSIGEQFELAQWCTLTRMVGGAIANPEQTYRTLAPVVIKDLKQAQDQVLAGVAHQVEGSATLAALLPQPAISDDSTLDALLAEALNEDASEPDLADLFAAAEEGDDDLALADAADWLDDLTLDTADNAVDTSLESVFEAIDIAGPAAEPAGSQAVAGNVGPEVGAAELNSLADLFEGAPDSLNDLWEEEEAGDVSLEDLDFDEASPAAGVDPEFADLLSDDGATAGGTEGAEVSANEALDDMASLFGYDLDAGPGDEATAANAPKPPSLESQNQEPSATPGESPALFEDPFGDLLVETPGAGGEPSALGTEAMDDPLADFLDDGPSLSTAIETSLEGDDFFEVDSTDGVAETSATTDEVDSFFDAVGSGDFIEDDDAQTMPELHLELDHEGVSSGTPPNSNGLFASPDADLWLAERSDASPAAEFDSLFGESEPELAEPEPSEPESTAPLGSDDPFDDPFGELSLGDSALELSLEHLSESETAAELSFTETQADLGFDVPVNDAEEVTAAGAGDQDDDDDFADLESLLDDQGAAADPFAELEDDLNASTPSLNGEGLGEFFAMDESRNGDTPPDLVPVETSQDDDDSDFGDLEALLGEETLGYSPDTNGQVGSPSSPADSVASRPPQGVDDDEFGDLEKLLEEADQLGGTAPTVGGRRAASTQAARRSPRRTASTTDQTMRVSVGHLDTLSNLVGELVVNRNSLEQDQERLRQFLDNLLNQVSQLNDVGQRMRDLYERSLLESSLIANRQAFALGVSSSDRGGSSHATGATFDALEMDRFTGFHTLSQEMIELIVRVREASSDIEFTIDSTDQIARQFRQVTTQLQEGLNKARMVPFGQTADRLPRAVRDISLHCGKEAQLVVEGRDTLIDKMILERLYDPMTHLVNNAITHGIESPEERLANGKGREGTITVRAFYQGNQTVIYIADNGGGINPTVVKAKALKQGLITPAEAQTMSELEVYDLLFLPGFSTRDQADDFSGRGVGMDVVRTALADIRGSITIESEVGKGTSFTIRLPLTLSITKALSCVNNQARIAFPMDGVEDMFDVPKERIQTDDQGHSCILWRDTLLPFRPLGELLRFNRSLGRGRVYGGPQDEDVVSMVVLRSASTFIALQVDQVIGEQEIVIKQLEGPVPKPIGIAGATVLGDGRVMPIADVLELIDLASGRLRRDASTSLWTQTVEEEPVEAVAQTDPTVLIVDDSITVRELLSMSFNKVGYRVEQARDGQEAWEKLRSGLPCDLVFCDIEMPRMDGLELLSRLQKDSGLSKIPIAMLTSRGADRHRQMAVDLGAKGYFTKPYLEEMLLDAAQRMLKGENMIRQKTEEPAS, via the coding sequence ATGCTGCCTGAAGATCAAAAACGAATCTTGGGGTATTTCATCGAAGAAGCCAAGGATCACCTCAACACCATTGAGCAGGGGTTGCTCAATCTGGTCGCCACCGTCGAAGACGCTGAGATGATGAACGAGGTGTTTCGGGCAGCTCACTCGGTGAAAGGCGGGGCGGCCATGCTGGGGCTAAACAGCATTCAGCGCACCAGCCACCGTATGGAGGACTTCTTCAAGGTCATGAAGGAGTCGCCCGTGCGCCCCGATCGCGACCTGGAAACCATGCTGCTGCAAATTTTCGACGGTCTCCAGGAGCAGCTGGAGCAGTTGCAGAGTCCCTTTGGCCTCACCAATGATCAGGCCCAGGAGATCATGGCTCCGCTGGAGCCGATCTTTGTGCAGGCGGAGGCCCACCTGGAATCGCTGGTAGCAGCCGCGCCCGCCGCGCCCGCCGCGCCGCCACCGCGTCCGGCGGTGATAGCTGCCACGGTCCATCCCGAAACCAGTGCCCTGCAGCTGGTCTTTCGTAGCGATATTCCGGCCCTGCTGCGGGATATGTTGGCCACCTTTAAGCAGCCGGACAACAGCACGTCGCGCCAGACCCTAGGGCGGATCTGTCAGCGGCTGCACAGCATTGGCGAACAGTTTGAGCTGGCCCAGTGGTGCACCCTAACGCGGATGGTGGGGGGGGCGATCGCCAACCCAGAGCAGACCTACCGCACCCTGGCCCCGGTTGTGATTAAAGATTTGAAGCAGGCCCAGGATCAGGTGCTGGCTGGGGTTGCCCATCAGGTGGAAGGCTCAGCCACCCTGGCAGCTCTGCTGCCTCAGCCGGCCATCAGCGACGACTCTACCCTCGATGCCCTGCTGGCTGAGGCCCTCAACGAGGATGCCAGCGAGCCTGACCTGGCCGATCTGTTTGCCGCTGCTGAGGAGGGTGACGATGACCTGGCTCTGGCTGATGCCGCCGATTGGCTCGACGATCTGACCCTAGATACCGCTGACAACGCGGTCGATACCAGTCTGGAGTCGGTGTTTGAGGCGATCGATATCGCTGGGCCTGCCGCCGAACCCGCTGGTTCTCAGGCCGTTGCCGGCAATGTTGGCCCCGAGGTCGGTGCTGCCGAACTCAACAGCCTGGCCGATCTGTTTGAAGGAGCACCGGATAGCCTGAACGATCTCTGGGAGGAAGAGGAGGCGGGCGATGTTTCCCTGGAGGATCTCGATTTTGACGAGGCCAGCCCCGCCGCCGGTGTAGACCCTGAGTTTGCCGATCTGCTCAGCGATGACGGCGCCACCGCCGGTGGGACTGAGGGAGCTGAGGTCAGCGCCAACGAGGCCCTCGATGATATGGCCAGCCTGTTCGGCTACGATCTCGATGCTGGGCCTGGGGATGAGGCAACAGCGGCTAATGCTCCCAAGCCCCCGAGTCTTGAGTCCCAAAACCAGGAGCCCTCAGCGACTCCAGGGGAGAGCCCCGCCCTCTTTGAGGATCCCTTTGGTGATCTTCTGGTTGAAACCCCTGGCGCTGGCGGAGAGCCGTCTGCCCTCGGGACGGAGGCCATGGACGATCCCCTGGCCGACTTCCTCGACGATGGCCCTTCGTTGTCGACGGCGATCGAGACATCCCTGGAGGGTGACGACTTTTTTGAGGTTGACAGCACCGACGGTGTCGCCGAGACCTCAGCCACTACCGATGAGGTAGATAGCTTCTTTGACGCCGTTGGCAGCGGCGATTTCATTGAGGACGACGATGCTCAAACCATGCCTGAGCTTCACCTGGAGCTCGATCACGAGGGGGTGAGCAGCGGTACCCCGCCTAACAGTAACGGGCTCTTTGCCAGTCCGGACGCAGATCTATGGTTGGCTGAGCGCAGTGATGCCAGTCCGGCGGCTGAATTCGATAGCCTGTTTGGAGAATCTGAGCCTGAACTAGCTGAACCTGAGCCATCTGAGCCCGAGTCAACCGCTCCCCTCGGCTCAGACGATCCCTTCGACGACCCGTTTGGGGAACTCAGCCTCGGTGACAGCGCCCTGGAGCTATCGCTCGAGCACCTATCTGAATCGGAGACCGCTGCAGAGCTATCGTTTACGGAAACTCAGGCGGATCTTGGCTTTGACGTTCCCGTAAACGACGCCGAAGAGGTCACCGCCGCTGGGGCAGGCGACCAGGATGACGACGATGACTTTGCCGATTTAGAAAGCTTGCTGGACGATCAGGGGGCCGCGGCTGACCCCTTTGCTGAGCTAGAGGACGACCTCAACGCCAGTACCCCAAGCCTAAATGGAGAAGGACTGGGCGAATTTTTCGCCATGGACGAGAGTCGCAATGGCGATACGCCTCCCGACCTGGTCCCAGTGGAAACCAGTCAGGATGATGACGATAGCGACTTTGGCGATTTAGAAGCGCTGCTGGGCGAGGAAACCCTGGGGTACAGCCCTGACACCAACGGGCAGGTGGGCAGTCCCTCCAGCCCGGCTGACTCAGTGGCCAGTCGGCCCCCGCAGGGCGTGGACGACGACGAGTTTGGTGACCTGGAGAAGCTGCTGGAGGAAGCCGACCAGTTAGGTGGAACGGCCCCGACGGTGGGGGGACGGCGCGCCGCATCGACCCAGGCGGCCCGGCGATCGCCTCGCCGCACCGCTAGCACCACGGATCAGACCATGCGGGTTTCGGTGGGCCACCTGGATACCCTCAGTAACCTGGTGGGCGAACTGGTGGTCAACCGCAACTCCCTGGAGCAAGACCAGGAGCGGCTGCGCCAGTTCCTCGACAACTTGCTGAACCAGGTTTCGCAACTCAACGACGTGGGTCAGCGGATGCGTGATCTGTACGAGCGATCGCTGCTGGAAAGCTCCCTGATCGCCAACCGTCAGGCCTTTGCCCTGGGGGTTTCCTCCTCCGACCGAGGGGGCAGCAGCCACGCCACCGGGGCCACCTTCGACGCCCTGGAGATGGACCGCTTCACCGGGTTCCACACCCTGTCTCAGGAAATGATCGAGCTGATCGTGCGGGTGCGGGAGGCGTCGTCGGACATTGAGTTCACCATCGACTCCACCGATCAGATCGCCCGGCAGTTTCGCCAGGTGACCACCCAGCTCCAGGAGGGCCTCAACAAGGCTCGCATGGTGCCCTTTGGCCAAACCGCCGATCGCCTGCCCCGGGCCGTGCGCGATATCTCGCTCCACTGCGGCAAAGAGGCCCAACTGGTGGTCGAAGGTCGTGACACCCTGATCGACAAAATGATTCTGGAGCGGCTCTACGATCCCATGACCCACCTGGTCAACAACGCCATTACCCATGGCATCGAGTCGCCGGAGGAGCGCCTCGCCAACGGCAAAGGCCGCGAGGGCACGATCACCGTGCGGGCCTTCTACCAGGGCAACCAGACCGTGATCTACATTGCCGATAACGGTGGCGGCATCAACCCGACGGTGGTCAAGGCCAAGGCGCTCAAGCAGGGGCTGATTACCCCCGCCGAAGCCCAGACCATGAGTGAACTTGAGGTTTACGACCTCCTATTTCTGCCGGGCTTTAGCACCCGCGACCAGGCCGACGACTTCTCGGGCCGGGGCGTGGGCATGGACGTGGTGCGTACGGCCCTGGCCGACATTCGCGGCTCGATTACGATTGAGTCAGAGGTGGGCAAGGGCACTAGCTTTACCATTCGACTACCCCTCACCCTTAGCATTACCAAAGCACTCAGCTGCGTCAACAACCAGGCCCGCATTGCCTTCCCCATGGACGGCGTCGAAGATATGTTCGACGTGCCTAAGGAGCGCATTCAGACCGATGATCAGGGGCATTCCTGCATCCTCTGGCGCGACACGCTGCTGCCCTTCCGGCCCCTGGGCGAGCTGCTGCGCTTTAACCGCAGTCTGGGACGGGGTCGGGTCTACGGCGGTCCCCAGGACGAAGATGTGGTCTCGATGGTGGTGTTACGCAGCGCCAGTACGTTCATTGCCCTCCAGGTCGACCAGGTGATTGGCGAGCAGGAGATTGTAATTAAGCAGCTGGAGGGGCCGGTGCCTAAGCCCATCGGCATCGCCGGGGCCACGGTGCTGGGGGATGGGCGGGTGATGCCCATTGCCGATGTGCTGGAGCTGATCGACCTGGCCAGCGGTCGCCTGCGCCGGGATGCCTCGACCTCGCTGTGGACGCAGACGGTGGAGGAAGAGCCGGTGGAGGCGGTGGCTCAAACCGATCCGACGGTGCTAATTGTGGATGACTCGATTACGGTGCGCGAGCTGCTGTCCATGAGCTTCAACAAGGTGGGTTACCGGGTGGAGCAGGCCCGCGACGGCCAGGAAGCCTGGGAAAAACTGCGCTCTGGCCTGCCCTGCGACCTGGTCTTCTGCGACATTGAAATGCCTCGCATGGACGGCCTGGAGCTGCTTTCGCGGCTGCAAAAAGACAGCGGCCTGAGCAAGATTCCGATCGCGATGCTGACCTCTCGCGGGGCCGATCGCCACCGTCAGATGGCCGTCGACCTGGGGGCCAAGGGCTACTTTACCAAGCCCTACCTGGAGGAAATGCTGCTGGATGCCGCCCAGCGCATGCTCAAGGGCGAGAACATGATTCGGCAAAAGACAGAGGAACCTGCCTCCTAG
- a CDS encoding HAMP domain-containing methyl-accepting chemotaxis protein: MASGIDYSQAYQKAERAYVQGNYPEAAAVIDQLAADYPEDPSVLLLRGHIYCYGLQQYQVAAAQYSAVLDLTSEPEYVDYASNGLDYANQFASSGAEAPVDFEADTGDTFFDAGAALSMDLDNGRTANGATSHRETDPLSPVDSRHASVAAETGAFNDPFATDPFAGDDPFAVSPGDDGPSFGSNALGDGWAEGEESLDDITFDDEASFDSLEMGDSDDDPFSAASEDYGDSYDDAFSDAGLASADLNTVWPPADDGGDDMTVFAPEPDLLQDELDTAGDSLGGDFDVYTDNGYSPDLEDSAQPSSNVDFLDEFSDFDDLGNLPDFELSDSSAGFTTPSVGTSGLTSTDDTSPYSGGTSAFDISDLNDQAVISDDDIFSIAGATDSLPVFTQTDSHEVEAVSAEQDWLGFLDNAPLPRKELMVAVAAGVASALAVGVINFAASTLQPGRPMPKAVHAAMALAGGVAGFGAALGAGHLAHRQVRRSVDDLQHQFDTVIQGNLTARATVFTEDEFGRLASSFNKMSRVILTTTSEAQRKAQEQEQAKEDLQRQVIRLLDDVEGAARGDLTVQAEVTADVLGAVADSFNLTIQNLREIVEQVSVAARQVSKGSTENEIFARSLSADALRQAEELAVTLNSVQVMTDSIQRVAESAREAEEVARSASSTALKGGESVERTVAGILEIRETVAETTRKVKRLAESSQEISKIVALISQIASRTNLLALNASIEAARAGEAGRGFAIVADEVRQLADRAAKASKEIEQIVLQIQSETGGVMTAMEEGTQQVIEGTRLAEQAKRSLEDIIQVSNRIDVLVRSITADTVEQTETSRAVAQVMQSVELTAQETSQEAQRVSGSLQNLVGVARDLLTSVERFKVEKADG; the protein is encoded by the coding sequence ATGGCTTCAGGCATTGATTACTCTCAAGCCTACCAAAAGGCAGAAAGAGCCTACGTACAGGGCAACTACCCAGAGGCCGCAGCGGTGATCGATCAGCTAGCTGCCGACTACCCCGAAGACCCCAGTGTGCTGCTGCTGCGAGGCCACATCTACTGCTATGGTTTGCAGCAGTACCAGGTGGCGGCTGCCCAGTACAGTGCGGTGCTCGATCTGACCTCTGAGCCCGAGTACGTCGACTATGCCAGCAATGGCCTTGACTACGCCAACCAGTTTGCCTCCTCCGGGGCTGAGGCGCCTGTGGACTTCGAGGCCGATACCGGAGATACCTTTTTTGATGCCGGGGCCGCTCTGTCTATGGATTTGGACAATGGGCGCACGGCCAACGGGGCCACCAGTCATAGAGAGACCGATCCCCTCAGCCCGGTGGACAGTCGCCACGCCTCGGTAGCGGCGGAAACCGGTGCCTTCAATGACCCCTTTGCCACCGATCCCTTTGCGGGCGACGATCCCTTCGCGGTTTCGCCGGGGGATGACGGCCCCAGCTTTGGCTCCAACGCCCTGGGCGATGGCTGGGCTGAGGGCGAGGAAAGCCTGGATGACATTACCTTTGACGACGAAGCGTCCTTTGACTCGTTGGAGATGGGGGACTCTGACGACGACCCATTTAGCGCGGCCTCGGAAGACTATGGCGACTCCTACGACGACGCCTTTAGCGATGCTGGGCTGGCCTCCGCAGACCTTAACACGGTCTGGCCGCCCGCCGACGATGGCGGCGACGACATGACGGTGTTTGCCCCGGAGCCAGATCTGCTCCAGGACGAACTGGACACCGCTGGCGACAGCCTCGGTGGCGACTTTGATGTCTACACCGACAACGGTTACAGCCCAGACCTGGAGGACAGCGCTCAGCCCAGCAGCAATGTGGACTTTTTGGACGAATTTAGCGATTTTGACGACCTGGGCAATCTCCCCGACTTTGAGCTGTCAGACAGCTCAGCTGGGTTTACGACCCCCTCGGTAGGGACCTCAGGGCTGACCTCAACGGACGACACCAGCCCCTACAGCGGCGGCACCTCAGCCTTTGACATCAGCGACCTCAACGACCAGGCGGTCATCAGCGATGACGATATTTTTAGCATTGCCGGGGCCACCGATAGCCTGCCCGTTTTCACCCAAACCGACAGCCACGAGGTCGAGGCGGTTTCCGCTGAGCAGGATTGGCTGGGCTTTTTAGACAATGCGCCCCTACCGAGAAAAGAACTGATGGTCGCCGTGGCGGCGGGGGTGGCTTCGGCCCTGGCGGTGGGGGTGATTAACTTCGCGGCCTCGACCCTACAGCCGGGCCGACCAATGCCCAAGGCCGTGCATGCGGCGATGGCCCTGGCGGGTGGGGTGGCTGGGTTTGGCGCGGCACTGGGGGCAGGGCACCTGGCCCATCGCCAGGTCCGACGCAGCGTTGACGATCTGCAGCACCAGTTTGACACCGTTATCCAGGGCAACCTGACGGCTCGGGCGACGGTGTTCACCGAAGACGAGTTTGGCCGCCTGGCCAGCAGCTTCAACAAGATGTCGCGGGTGATTTTAACCACCACCAGCGAGGCCCAGCGCAAAGCCCAGGAGCAAGAGCAGGCCAAGGAAGACCTCCAGCGCCAGGTGATTCGCCTCCTCGACGATGTGGAAGGGGCGGCCCGAGGCGACCTGACCGTGCAGGCGGAGGTCACCGCCGACGTACTGGGGGCCGTTGCCGACTCGTTTAACCTCACCATTCAAAACCTGCGGGAGATTGTGGAACAGGTGAGCGTAGCGGCCCGCCAGGTGAGCAAGGGCTCGACCGAAAACGAAATCTTTGCCCGCAGCCTGTCCGCAGACGCCCTGCGCCAGGCCGAGGAACTGGCGGTGACGCTGAATTCGGTGCAGGTGATGACCGACTCGATTCAGCGGGTGGCCGAGAGCGCTCGCGAGGCCGAGGAAGTGGCCCGCTCGGCGTCGTCTACTGCCCTGAAGGGGGGCGAGTCGGTGGAGCGGACGGTGGCCGGCATTCTCGAGATTCGCGAAACGGTGGCCGAAACCACCCGCAAGGTGAAGCGTCTGGCGGAGTCTTCCCAGGAGATTTCCAAGATTGTGGCCCTGATTTCGCAGATTGCCTCCCGGACCAACCTGCTGGCCCTCAACGCCAGTATTGAGGCGGCCCGGGCGGGGGAGGCCGGTCGTGGCTTCGCCATTGTGGCCGATGAGGTGCGCCAGCTGGCCGACCGGGCCGCTAAGGCTTCGAAAGAAATCGAGCAGATCGTGCTGCAGATTCAAAGTGAGACCGGCGGGGTGATGACCGCCATGGAGGAGGGCACCCAGCAGGTGATTGAGGGCACCCGCCTGGCGGAACAGGCGAAGCGATCGCTGGAAGACATTATTCAGGTATCAAACCGGATTGACGTCCTGGTGCGATCGATTACCGCCGACACGGTGGAGCAAACCGAAACTTCCCGCGCGGTGGCCCAGGTGATGCAATCGGTGGAACTGACTGCCCAGGAAACCTCTCAGGAAGCCCAGCGAGTGTCGGGCTCGCTGCAAAATCTGGTGGGGGTTGCCCGCGACCTGCTGACCTCGGTGGAGCGCTTCAAGGTGGAAAAAGCAGACGGTTAG
- a CDS encoding response regulator yields the protein MQGYLSEIDIRSILQLIELGQRTGELYVESYGSNQPSSYPLDSALMAPVPPSWLVFLANGQMVYAGATDNKLDRLRDHLHRYGIDQSLPDPSTTAAIASFNSLEYGTLWAMLEQHAISPDQGRTILSHMVHETLFDLLSLHHGAFVFQLSSALSPQLMTHTIGDLVAGITQQIQTWHQLHPHLQSPDQCPVLLAPEVFRASVSDQVYQRMNTWMDGKTSIRRIARYLNRDLLSVARSLVPALQQGQVSLVYSPAEVGQTPSTPLPGPDRLPRIVCVDDSATVRQAVERILDGQGYEATSIGNPLKALGLLFQLQPNLILCDITMPELDGYELCAMLRHSSAFRQTPIVMLTGKEGFLDRVKARMVGATDYLTKPFGPGELLALVEKYVGPGDLNRPRPDTLLAEAIEDEFDIDFSQASLPR from the coding sequence ATGCAGGGTTATCTGTCAGAAATTGATATTCGCAGCATTTTGCAGCTCATCGAGCTAGGTCAGCGGACCGGCGAGCTGTACGTGGAGAGCTATGGCAGCAATCAGCCGTCTAGCTACCCCTTAGACAGCGCCCTGATGGCCCCGGTCCCACCCTCCTGGCTGGTGTTTCTGGCCAATGGGCAGATGGTGTATGCCGGAGCGACCGACAACAAGCTCGATCGCCTGCGCGACCACCTACACCGCTACGGCATTGACCAGTCCCTGCCCGATCCCAGCACCACCGCCGCGATCGCCTCCTTTAACTCCCTGGAGTACGGCACCCTGTGGGCCATGCTAGAGCAGCATGCGATCAGCCCCGACCAGGGCCGCACCATCCTTAGCCATATGGTGCATGAGACCCTGTTTGACCTCCTCAGTCTGCACCACGGGGCCTTCGTCTTTCAGCTAAGTTCCGCCCTCAGTCCCCAGCTAATGACCCACACCATTGGCGACTTGGTGGCCGGAATCACCCAACAAATCCAGACCTGGCACCAGCTGCACCCCCACCTGCAATCGCCCGATCAGTGCCCGGTACTGCTGGCCCCCGAGGTCTTTCGCGCCAGCGTATCCGACCAGGTGTACCAGCGCATGAACACCTGGATGGACGGCAAGACCTCCATTCGCCGCATCGCTCGCTACCTCAACCGAGATCTGCTCAGCGTTGCCCGTAGCCTGGTGCCTGCCCTACAGCAGGGTCAAGTCAGCCTGGTCTACAGTCCGGCTGAGGTGGGCCAAACTCCCAGTACCCCACTCCCTGGCCCAGACCGTCTGCCTCGCATTGTCTGCGTAGACGACAGCGCCACCGTTCGGCAGGCCGTGGAGCGTATCCTCGACGGTCAGGGCTACGAAGCCACCTCCATTGGCAATCCCCTCAAAGCCCTGGGCCTGCTGTTTCAGCTCCAGCCCAACCTGATTCTCTGCGACATCACCATGCCTGAGCTAGACGGCTATGAGCTCTGCGCCATGCTCAGGCACTCCAGCGCCTTTCGCCAAACGCCTATTGTTATGCTCACGGGCAAAGAGGGCTTTTTAGACCGGGTCAAAGCCAGAATGGTGGGAGCTACCGACTACCTCACCAAACCCTTTGGCCCCGGCGAACTGCTGGCCCTGGTCGAAAAATACGTCGGCCCCGGAGACCTTAACCGCCCCCGTCCCGACACCCTGCTGGCCGAAGCTATCGAAGACGAATTTGACATTGACTTTAGTCAGGCTTCCCTGCCCCGATAG